From the genome of Vicia villosa cultivar HV-30 ecotype Madison, WI linkage group LG2, Vvil1.0, whole genome shotgun sequence, one region includes:
- the LOC131651046 gene encoding uncharacterized protein LOC131651046 has protein sequence MVYKTKLNELGEVEKYNALLVAKGYAQEYKVDYEEVYASVAHMDTVQMILALVAQRGRYVFQLDVKSAFLHGKLVDNVKECFEKEDSEQTLFAKVKQGTAKFSILYKTEGNLELIDFTYGDYDGSVENRRSTSGYVFMLSGVAVAWSSRKQLIVTLSTMEAKFIAAARNQLSGNMDAKGVEEDRLHGQWKYYHFF, from the exons ATGGTGTACAAAACAAAGTTGAATGAGCTTGGAGAAGTAGAAAAATACAACGCTCTCTTGGTCGCCAAAGGGTATGCTCAGGAATACAAAGTTGATTATGAAGAAGTATACGCTTCTGTAGCTCATATGGACACAGTTCAAATGATTTTGGCACTTGTTGCACAAAGAGGTCGGTATGTGTTTCAGTTGGACGTGAAGTCGGCCTTTCTTCATGGGAAGTTAGTTGATAATGT AAAGGAATGCTTTGAGAAGGAGGATAGTGAGCAAACTTTGTTTGCCAAAGTTAAACAAG GTACGGCCAAGTTTAGCATTCTCTACAAAACGGAAGGAAATTTGGAATTGATCGACTTTACATATGGTGATTATGATGGATCGGTGGAGAATAGAAGAAGTACTTCAGGTTATGTTTTTATGCTAAGTGGAGTTGCAGTAGCTTGGTCTTCTCGAAAGCAATTGATAGTAACATTGAGTACGATGGAAGCTAAATTTATAGCAGCTGCGAGAAACCAGTTGTCAGGAaatatggatgcaaagggtgttgAAGAAGATAGGTTACACGGACAGTGGAAGTACTATCATTTTTTCTAA